The following are encoded together in the Bradyrhizobium sp. CCGUVB1N3 genome:
- a CDS encoding 2,4'-dihydroxyacetophenone dioxygenase family protein has translation MNTRPGIVKLPEESYEAAIRKFACDGAHISGDDKTNPWVPFGEAAAIKHFCFDVRANSVANILWVKGGGRIGTHKHRGFVSAVTLEGSWAYYEYDWTARAGDFVYELPGAAHTLYSDDPNGMKAVFWINGSIEFYDDDGKHDFTADVFWFIEHYTRYCEANGLEIDKAKFI, from the coding sequence ATGAATACGCGACCGGGGATCGTCAAGCTTCCGGAAGAATCCTACGAGGCCGCCATTCGCAAATTCGCTTGCGATGGTGCTCACATCTCCGGAGACGACAAGACAAATCCTTGGGTGCCGTTTGGCGAAGCCGCGGCGATCAAGCATTTCTGTTTCGACGTGCGTGCCAATTCCGTCGCCAATATCCTCTGGGTCAAGGGTGGCGGGCGCATCGGCACGCACAAGCACCGCGGCTTCGTATCGGCGGTCACGCTCGAAGGGTCGTGGGCCTATTACGAGTATGACTGGACGGCTCGTGCGGGCGACTTCGTTTACGAACTCCCCGGTGCCGCGCACACGCTTTACTCCGACGATCCGAATGGCATGAAGGCCGTCTTCTGGATCAACGGGTCGATCGAATTCTACGACGACGACGGCAAGCACGACTTCACCGCCGACGTGTTCTGGTTCATCGAACACTACACGCGATACTGCGAGGCCAATGGCCTCGAGATCGACAAGGCCAAGTTCATCTGA
- a CDS encoding XylR N-terminal domain-containing protein, producing the protein MQINAGQEPLLDRGGRPTLRELLRDLVFSPGSGSIRLNKERLVLQRASQMSRLRNQLVERYGRDEAFVMMTRLGFVAGREDADFVRRSWPGLDPGDAFTAGTRLHMLCGCVNLKTIHNDFDIRRGRFSGEFLWRSSAEAMDYSRDHGNSAEPVCWSQVGYASGYATHCLGKLIVYKELECLGMGQGHCRVMGKPAEVWGESDELVRLYRNEILKAEPATPGLKRTVSRQSDDDPVSSLMLAPIRERIEKVARFDVPVLILGEPGTGKRTAARAWSEARFGADGVLDIAAADTLDGDSLDALFDRSVLPTRGRRPRRSQRRVVLTDIELLAPALQRRLARRLDEGDSRVAATTRRSLTELRETAHFDDGLLHRLAVAPLVMPPLRTRHRDIPMLAKALLQRAARRHGANEPILTSEAVALLTALELRGNVTELETIVTAALITVASGDGTFRIERPCVEVILDELQRKAQSSGRSGLEQDCAEDPITLESLNQRMYDEAMGRCNGNVAAAARLLGLSRAQLAYRLRLRRTPSAYPK; encoded by the coding sequence TTGCAGATCAATGCCGGCCAAGAGCCACTGCTCGACCGCGGTGGCCGCCCAACTCTCCGAGAACTGCTGCGCGATCTTGTGTTCAGCCCCGGCAGCGGAAGTATCCGTCTCAACAAGGAAAGGCTGGTCCTGCAACGCGCCAGCCAGATGAGCCGGCTACGCAATCAACTGGTGGAACGATACGGTCGCGACGAGGCATTCGTGATGATGACGCGTCTTGGCTTCGTTGCGGGCCGCGAAGACGCCGACTTCGTCCGGAGGTCCTGGCCGGGGCTCGATCCGGGCGATGCCTTCACGGCAGGAACCCGCCTGCACATGCTTTGTGGCTGCGTCAATCTGAAAACCATTCACAACGACTTCGATATCCGAAGGGGCCGGTTCTCGGGAGAGTTTCTCTGGCGCAGTAGCGCCGAGGCGATGGACTATTCGCGCGACCACGGCAATTCCGCCGAGCCGGTGTGCTGGTCGCAGGTCGGATATGCCTCGGGTTACGCTACGCACTGCCTTGGCAAACTTATCGTCTACAAGGAGCTCGAATGTCTCGGCATGGGCCAGGGCCATTGCCGCGTCATGGGAAAGCCGGCGGAGGTCTGGGGCGAGAGTGACGAACTCGTCCGGCTCTATCGCAACGAGATCTTGAAGGCGGAGCCGGCGACGCCTGGGCTTAAGCGAACCGTCTCGCGGCAAAGCGACGATGATCCTGTCTCAAGTCTCATGCTCGCTCCTATTCGCGAACGAATCGAAAAGGTGGCGCGCTTTGATGTTCCTGTCCTGATCCTGGGCGAACCTGGCACAGGTAAGCGTACCGCCGCGCGGGCATGGAGCGAAGCGCGCTTCGGGGCGGACGGCGTGCTGGACATCGCGGCAGCGGACACGCTTGACGGCGACTCTCTCGATGCGCTGTTCGACCGCTCCGTTCTGCCGACCCGTGGGCGCCGCCCGCGCCGGTCGCAAAGACGCGTTGTCCTTACCGACATCGAACTCCTCGCCCCTGCACTGCAACGTCGGCTGGCGCGGCGCCTCGATGAAGGCGACTCCCGCGTCGCCGCGACAACGCGCCGAAGCCTGACGGAGCTGCGCGAAACGGCGCATTTCGATGACGGTCTACTCCATCGCCTTGCGGTGGCGCCGCTCGTGATGCCACCGCTGCGTACGCGCCATCGCGACATCCCAATGCTCGCAAAGGCGCTGCTGCAACGAGCCGCCCGGCGCCATGGCGCAAATGAGCCGATCCTCACCTCCGAAGCGGTCGCACTTCTCACTGCGCTGGAGTTGCGTGGCAACGTCACCGAGCTGGAAACGATAGTCACAGCCGCGCTTATCACGGTCGCTTCGGGCGACGGCACGTTCCGGATTGAGCGCCCCTGTGTCGAGGTCATCCTAGACGAACTTCAGCGAAAGGCGCAAAGTTCCGGTCGTTCCGGCCTGGAGCAGGATTGTGCCGAAGATCCCATTACGCTGGAAAGCCTCAACCAGCGAATGTATGACGAAGCCATGGGGCGATGTAATGGCAACGTAGCTGCTGCGGCACGCCTGCTAGGTCTATCGCGCGCTCAGCTCGCGTACCGGCTTCGACTGAGACGGACCCCGAGCGCATATCCCAAATAG
- a CDS encoding GMC family oxidoreductase yields the protein MDEYDYIIVGAGSAGCVLASRLSEDPSVSVLVVEAGGRDNHVFLKMPLAWRQVWRGPKFNWNYTTEPEPFLDGRRLSLPRGKVLGGSSSINGMLYVRGHPRDYDLWRQAGCEGWSYADVLPYFKRAEGNWRGEGDYHGGAGPLGVSATDISNLNFELIRDTVAAAGIPMTEDFSGEQPEGFGIVDLTIKNGVRSSASAAYLRPALKRTNLTVKTMALTERVSIEKGRATGVTYVSKGVRAFARARREVILAGGSYNSPQLLLLSGVGPADEIAEHGITPVHDLPAVGKNLSEHAVFHIQFAMKEPITFLSRLRADRVALSVLQWALFRTGDFATQALTALAFIRSRPDIERPDIQLFFNSTRMDAKVWFPGITPAQQHMLEGYPSMNYPESRGELRLRSANPSDPPRIWLNFLGTENDRATARECIRLVQRIYHTPPLGELIERETSPGAEVSSDADLDAFIRRTVEVGHHPVGTCAMGEGTAAVVDPQLRVHGLQGLRVVDASVMPTVPGGNTNGPTIMIAERAADLIAGKALLAPASDLVATSTASALRSTAATSRRPETANTNEGGVR from the coding sequence GTGGACGAGTATGACTACATCATCGTGGGGGCCGGCTCGGCGGGATGTGTGCTGGCGAGCCGCCTCAGCGAGGATCCGAGCGTCAGCGTTCTTGTCGTCGAGGCCGGTGGTAGGGACAACCACGTTTTCCTGAAGATGCCCTTGGCGTGGCGTCAGGTCTGGCGCGGCCCAAAGTTCAACTGGAATTATACGACCGAGCCGGAACCATTTCTTGATGGACGACGCCTGTCGCTTCCAAGAGGCAAGGTCCTAGGCGGTTCGTCTTCGATCAACGGCATGCTTTACGTACGGGGGCATCCGCGTGACTACGATTTGTGGCGGCAGGCGGGGTGTGAAGGTTGGAGCTATGCCGATGTGCTTCCCTACTTCAAGCGCGCCGAGGGCAATTGGCGTGGCGAAGGCGACTATCACGGCGGGGCGGGACCGCTCGGCGTCAGCGCCACCGATATTTCCAATCTCAATTTCGAATTGATCCGCGATACGGTCGCGGCTGCCGGGATTCCGATGACCGAGGATTTCTCCGGAGAGCAGCCGGAGGGATTTGGCATCGTCGACCTGACGATCAAGAACGGTGTGCGTAGCAGCGCATCGGCCGCTTACCTTCGCCCGGCACTGAAGCGGACCAATCTCACCGTCAAGACTATGGCTCTGACGGAGCGGGTTTCGATCGAAAAGGGTAGAGCGACGGGCGTGACCTATGTCTCGAAGGGCGTGCGAGCCTTTGCGCGCGCCCGGCGTGAGGTGATCCTCGCCGGAGGAAGCTACAATTCACCCCAGCTTCTTTTGCTGTCCGGCGTGGGGCCGGCCGACGAAATCGCCGAGCACGGAATAACTCCCGTGCATGATCTGCCAGCCGTCGGCAAGAATCTATCCGAGCACGCGGTGTTCCATATTCAGTTTGCGATGAAAGAGCCGATTACGTTCCTGAGTCGATTGCGCGCCGATCGCGTTGCGCTGTCGGTTCTGCAATGGGCACTTTTTCGCACCGGAGATTTTGCGACCCAGGCGTTGACGGCACTCGCCTTCATCCGCAGCCGCCCCGATATCGAGCGCCCGGACATTCAACTGTTTTTCAATTCGACGCGCATGGACGCCAAGGTGTGGTTTCCCGGTATCACGCCGGCGCAACAGCACATGCTGGAAGGCTATCCTTCGATGAACTATCCGGAAAGTCGCGGCGAACTCCGGCTTCGCTCTGCCAATCCATCCGACCCACCCCGGATATGGCTCAACTTCCTGGGAACGGAGAATGACCGCGCGACGGCGCGCGAATGCATTCGGTTAGTGCAACGCATCTACCACACGCCGCCGCTCGGCGAGTTGATCGAGCGCGAGACGTCGCCGGGCGCCGAGGTCTCATCCGACGCAGATCTTGATGCATTCATCCGGCGAACGGTGGAGGTCGGCCACCATCCGGTCGGCACCTGCGCGATGGGAGAAGGAACGGCGGCCGTGGTCGATCCGCAACTCCGCGTCCATGGATTGCAGGGGCTGAGGGTGGTTGACGCCTCGGTCATGCCGACCGTGCCCGGCGGCAATACCAACGGGCCGACGATCATGATCGCCGAGCGTGCGGCGGACCTCATCGCGGGAAAGGCGCTGCTCGCTCCAGCGTCCGATCTCGTGGCGACGAGCACTGCCAGTGCGTTGCGATCGACGGCGGCGACATCTCGCAGACCCGAAACAGCAAACACCAACGAGGGAGGAGTACGATGA